The Raphanus sativus cultivar WK10039 chromosome 2, ASM80110v3, whole genome shotgun sequence DNA segment ttaacaacttttaaaaaatcaaacgaTTCGTCTCATGCTAGTTTTGTAGATTATGGTCTTTTGGGTGACACTGTCACGGTGGCAGTATTCATGTTATGAATCTCTTTGCTACAATGCTGAATTTGTACACATGTAATCTCTTATGCAAATGCAACCACCTCTTGCCACAGTTGTGGTTTGAAGTCGAGTTTTGAAATTACAATTCTAGGACTAGAAGTCAATATAGATCTTGTACTCCTTAATGCTAACTATGGACAACAATGGTTGAGGACTTAGGAAACATGAGAGATTCTCTTCAGGTTTTAGACTTGAGCCAAGCTGTCAGAATATCTCAACGGGAGAGAGAGCTGGTGTGTACATAGCTACAATTTTCCAATATGTACCAAAAAAGTTAAACATCATCAAGACTCAAAACTATGCAACTTCTAGatacagttttttttgtatCCAGCACTCACCAACTTCTAGATACAGTTTCACATTAAAGACTAAACAGGTTTGATTAACGATGCGAGGCTTTCACCATAGCTTGTGAATCCCAATTTCTAAATCTGTCGAGATGGAGACTAGTTGCTGAGAAGACTGCCACTCAGCTTTGAACACCCTCTTCTTATGAGCTTTGACCGAGAGAGACGGGCTAGGTGCATTGTACCGGATATCAAAGATGTGGATCACAGGGTCTGAAGAGCCAGACGAGATGTGCAAACCATCCGGAGACCAAGACTGGTTGATTAGAGCCGACTGTGACTCACTGCTTTCTTGCTTCCACCCAAAACAAAACAGTTCCGTCTGAGGCAATCTCACATCGTACAACCGAAGCTGCCTGTCTAGCTGCCTCGTGTGGACCATGACAAGATTAACATCTCGCGGGTTAGGCAGCAAGTTTGTGCATCTGTTGTCTAGTCTATGCGTAAACGTGGCTTTCTCTGCTCGTGCATCGAACCCGACGAATCTCCTGTCGTCTCCACATGACAAGACGAGATTCTTATGGCTCATTCCAGCAACTCCCATCACAGATGACGAGTGCAAGTCCCTGTGCAGAAGCCTCGACTTCCATGCGTTGCGCTCACGTTGTTGTTCACGCCACAACACTACTGCGTGGTCACACCCGCCTGTGATGAAACAAGGATCATCCCAAGGCGTGAACATGATTCTGTTGATGAGTCCTTTGCTGTGAGGCCTGTCCTTCAGAAATTTCGACTCACAACTCTGCACATGAACAAAGATCCAACTAATCTCAGCACATAACACAACTCACAGTTTGCAATCAAAAGTTTAAATAAGGTAAAGCGCTaaagtgactaacagaatataGTCTTTTTACCTCTCTACCTTCGTTCAGATATATTGCTGATATCTGAGCATGACCTTCATCTGCGGTATACACAGAGAAAAGTTCACTTCTGTGAGGATGCCAAGCTATATCTTCTGCCCATCTCTTCTGATCTAATCCTACCCGATTAACCGTATTGATCAGAGTAGCCGAGGACCTGCTCAATGGTGGAAGCAATATTTCAGTCAAATATAGATAATCAAATATGAGTCTATTAGTCAAACCATGTATACTTAAGGCAGGCATACCTATTAGAGTGAAGCTTCCAAAAATGAACAACTGCATCCAATGCACTGAAGaataaacaaaaaccaaaaaaaaagaagaagattcagCACATTTAGTAGAGAGTATATTAGATGAGCTACTTTGTCCACAGTCTTTCTTGGTACTACCCTCTCCTATGCATATAATACCATTATCATAGTGAGACCGAGTTTCATCCACAAGACTATAAAGTAGCTCGTGTCTTTTATTCAATTCctggtaaaagaaaaaacagacaATAGAAGAAGCACCTTGTAGCAAAAAGATCACGGTTAGAAAGAGAAACAGCAAGACATCTCATTCTTTTCGTGTGGCCACTTGGTAGCATAGCTTCGGTACGACTTTTAATAGTTGGACGCAAAGAACTCCTACCTATAAGCGCTATCAACTCATCATGTCCATGGAACtctgaaataataaaaaaaaaaacaaaaaaacagattcAGACGCAATGAGATATATAGCAAATCGACCAAACAAAAGAGGAGGctccttttttattttaccGGACTTCTCCTGTCGAGCTTGTCCAGAAATGTTAGAAGAAACTCTGATCTTTGGCTTAGCAAAACCCTTATTATCAATGTGGTTATCTCGAGCTTGAGTTTCCCTCACCACTCCATTAGATATAGTGTCATGAGATCTCCTGCCTTCTTCCCTTGGGAAACTAGAACTCCTTGTAACCGCTGGCTGCGCTTGTTGTGCGGTCTCATTCACTTCTTGTCTGACAGGCGCAGAAGCTTTCCTCACCACTCCATTAGATATACTGGCATGCGACCTCCTGCCTTCTTCCCTCGGGAAACTAGAGCTCCTTGTAACCGCTGGCTGAGCTTGTGCAGAAGCTTTCCTCTTGAAAGAAGGCGGTAAAATAATGGGCGGCAACTTCAACGAAGGATCCTTCTCACCGCGTGGATGTGGAGGAGAGGTTTCATACACCATCTTCTCATCACCACGCACATGTGGAGTAGAGGTTCCATTAGCAGCAGTCTTCATCGCCTTATCAAGTAAACTTCCAGTTTTACCAGGCATCTTTGGTTTTGCCTTAGAGAAGGTATCAGTTTCAACTCGATCAAGTTGTAAAAATTTTGTCTCCGCATCTGCCATCAAGTTTCTCTCTTCAGCAAGCTGCAAAAATGTTTCagacaaatttttaaaacaagatcaataaaagacaaaacagaACATGTAACATCccaaaagacaaaagaaaaaaaaatcctcaTGACACGATAACAGCAACCGAAATAACAAAAGATGGAAGCTTTTGAGCAAGAAGATGACATTAGGATCATTATATCAACGGAAACTGAACTCAACTGAAACACAGTAAATCCCAATTAGTACAAAACTAATGCACAGCATAGAATCCGAACTTCggtaagataaaaaaaaaaaaaaaaaagagaggaccTTTCTCTCGAGGATTGAAATCTGGTCTTTACAGCGTTGGATTGATTTGGCACGCTGGTCCATGAACTCTAATAAACCTTCTTTATCATCTGGGATTTGACTTGACActacttcttcttcctcttcttcttcttcgattctCCGTTTCTTCATCGCTGCCGTCGCCATTGGGAAGCCGTCGTTTCCCTCTTCCCGACCAATCATGAGAAGTGGGGACTGGGGATTGGTtgattgtttctctctctcgtCGTTTTAATGACTCAGATCACTTTCTCACATGTAAGCGGTTTGTGCCACCTCCTCACTAAAGGGATAGAGTCGACTataaatgtgtttaaatatttaatcgttacaaaaaaaaaaagtgtttaaatatttagttttacgGAGAGTTCATATTTGGAAGTTGAGACTGCTAGATGATGATTATATATGGGGATAATCATGATTTAACACATATATCTATACATTACCAAATCTTCCAAAAGATATCACATTAATTAAGCCAGTAAAATACATGGCTGTAAATTTCTCAGGGAGTGTAGGAAACTATTTACACTCTTCATTAGCATCTGTAAGATTTGCTACATATCTAAAATATCTTCTAAGATGAGTGTCATCTGTTAATCGATATTGATATATCTAAATGTTGTAGTGTACAGATCGAGTGATACGACaaatttgaagaagaaaaacaataacTTCGAATTTGAAACTAATCATCTCAGATATATTAATTTGTATGGACAGTTAATAAAAACATCTAATTACTGTTGTGGACTTCCTTGGTTAAGTCTAGCTCAGTCGGATATCAGGAATATCAGAAAAAATGTTGTAGTGTGGAGATTGTAATTTGCACACCCCAGTTTGCTACTGTCAattatagtttttgttttgtcatttttatgatttatgggCTAGTTTTCATTCCAGAAAGAAGAACAAGCCCAATAATAATAAAAGCCCAATAATAATAAAGCCCAATAAAAGAACCGAATTAATTCGAAATTCATCAAAATATACCCACAAAGCTagctatctctctctctctcaccatgTTTGTGGAATCGCCACAAGTCTCTAAAGTCGATAAAGAGAGTAACTAATAAAATGACGATGGACGATAATAACTCCGTCTACGTCGGCGGCCTCCCTTACGACATCACCGAGGAAGCTCTCCGCCGTGTTTTCTCCCCTTACGGCACCGTTCTCGACATCAAGGTCAATTCTCAACTCTTTTGTTTGCTACCTACAAGTTCCTaaatttaggttttttttttattctgtttcGGATGAGTATGCTGCTAGATTGTGAATGATCAAAGCGTAAGAGGGAAATGCTACGGCTTTGTCACATTCTCGAATCGAAGATCGGCTGATGATGCTATCCAAGACATGGATGGCAaagtatgttttcttttttttctctctcttttattcGTTTGTCCGAAACGAGAACAAAAAAGTTTGAGCCTTTTCATTCTTTGTTTAATCAGAGAATCGGTGGGCGTGCGGTGCGTGTGAATGAGGTGACGACGAGGTTTGGTGGaaggttgaatccaggtgctCTGGGGAGGTTTCAACCACAGAGCCCTGATGGGAGAAGTGATTTTAGTTGTGAAAGGGATCGGTACTACAGGGAAAGGGATAGGTCTCAGGGCAGGAGAAGAGATCACTATGAGCAtgatatggtggtggtggatagGAATGGTTACAAGGAGAGAGTTTTCGAAGGAGGAGAGTGGCGTGGGGATAGTGGTAGGGGAGTCAACGGGACCAGTGGTCACCAAGGAAGGAGCCAAGAGACAAAGAGAGACGATAGGTTAAAGCTTCTTAACTCAATACTTTTCGTCCTCTTTCTTTTGAACTGTGAGACATATCCTAGAGAAGTCAGGTTATGCCGGCAGGTAGATTGTAGTTGATGTGACggtaaattaacaaaactaAGTCACTGTTAGCGATAGTTGCACCTTAGAGTTGAGATTACGCTCTTTCAGATTCTTTTATGCACTGCTTGGACTTCAAGTTGACCAAATCTTTTTTGTAAGAACTCTATGGATTACTATGGTTTAGTTGAGATATCTGAATCCTTGTGTGATTTTACTGAATTGACAGTTCTATGCTTGATGGTGGGCGTGGCAGAGATGGCAAAGATCACATCTCTAACTCAAGTGGAGATCACAGTTTTCAGGTAAAGATGATGTTTTGTTAGGCATGTATGGTTGCATAGGATATTCATGTGAAGAATTGTGATTTTTATACAGCCGAGAGAAGAAATTGAAGCGATGATTAAGACGCGTGACGTGCTTCATGATGAGGTATGAGGTCGCTTATCTGCCTAGATTAGCACCTGGTAgacttcatgattcttttccACAATTTACTCTTTTTGACATATAAGTACCAGTGGAGTAACTTCCTTACATAAATCATGGGAGATGGAAAAAAATTTATTGTCTAGTTTCGATTTTAAGGTGCTGGTGATGGAAGAAAGACTGAGAGCAAAAGAAGATTCGTGCACAGACCTACAGAAGAAGTGTGAGGTATCTGTCTAACTATATTCTACAAAcccattattttttaatttcactATGGTTTTTTTGTTCTCATTTGAAATGATTTATCACAGAGATTAGAAGATTTATTGAACGATGAAAAGAAATTGACTTCACAACGCCGAAAAGAATTGGCAAAGGTAAGCAAACATAGGTTCAGATCCTGTTTACAAAGCTAGGTTTGTCAGGGTAGTTGTTGTTGACTAAGTTCGATGTTTGGTCTATGTCTTTGGTAGCTACATAAGTCATTTTCAAGAGTCAGAGAGTGCACGGACAACCTGAAAGACTGTGAACAGGAACTCCAGGTTAGACTCTATGTTGTTTGCATTCTAGTGATTTGTCATTACATAAGGATTAGGTCTCATCGAGACaagtctcttttctttttgcagtCGCTTGTTAATTCAGTAGCTAGAGAAGGCGGCGTGGCTGGTGCTGATGAAGGACTAGAAAACGGGTACGCGTAATGCATGTATGATTTGTCTCGTCCTAAGTGTAGCTTTGGTGTGTTTTGAACCCAGCTAGGTTGTGATACTGGTTAGCTCAGATCAACTGGTCTTGAAAATGATTAAAGAGAATCCCCCTACGTCAAACTTTCACTCCCTTTGTAAAAGTCTGGACACTCACTTTTGCTCATCAATTAACAATAGTGTGCAAAGCTATTAAATTCAAGCAAATGAAATGTTTAATTAGTCTAAGAGTCAAGATTCTTAAACATCAGGAACTAGTCTAATGTTTAATTGGATTCTTAGTTTTGTGATTCATACTGAACATACGCTTGTGATTCTAGCCAAGCTAGGTTCATTTGGTACTGGTTGGCTCAGGTCACCTGGCTTTGGCTTGGAAATGATTAAAAGAGAACAGCTATTAACTAAGTGAAATGCTCTTTTGTAAGAGTCTTGACTCAAGACTCTTACATTTACTCATCAAATTGCAATAATGTCCAAAGCTATATGtttattagtattaaataaacttcaagcaaataaaaatgtttagttAGTCTAAGAGTCAAGATTCTTAATCTTCAAGAATTAGTCTAATGTTTAATTGGATTCTTATCTTCTACCGAACAAAAATAATCAATCATTTTATAGAAGTGGATTATATATGCTAAATTACAAAACTATTAAAAACTTTCTTTAAAAATTGACATCACTCAGACAGGGAAATGTCATTTTTTTATTGGATGAAGTTgacaaatttttgttttctattgttTGCTTCACTCTTTGTTACTAATAAAGATACTTGGCAAGAGCTAAACTGTTACaaataagaaaacaagaagaatggtcgacaagaaaaaaaaaagaagaatgatAAACAAGTTAAAACAAGATTGACCTCGACCATCATATCCACCGTCCATTCACTCGTAATcacaaactttttttaaagTTCGATTAAGATGTAGCCATCTTTTGACCTATCGTTGCTTGTAAAGCCAACTAACACTCAAATCATTATAGACGATGATCTTAAACCAACCCCATTTAAGATATTCTGTGCTCTTTTGCATCTACATTTCAGCATAGTAATATACAATACATATTCATAACATATATCCTCAGTCGCTACTTAGACGTCTGTGACTGAGATGCATGGACCTAATGCCCCAAACATCATTGATTTTTgctcttttttttgtaatcttgGAGTATACAAAACATGATTGTGCCACTGCCATATCAATATGATCTTTGATGTGTCCGTCTAGGTCTAGTCGGTAGTCCCACATTATTTTTGTAGATAATATCCTGAGGGCTATTCTTCCCGTGGTGGGTTGTTTGGTTGTTCCTTGCTTTCTTGGGGAGCGTCGTATTGTCAACTCGATGTAATTATGAATATTTCAGTGGTTTGACGAACTATGATAACATTAATTAGATAACGTTGTTAAGCAAAAAGTTTTGTTGTAGTCTTGTAGATAGCAGCACTCTCGAAAGTGTTAATggattaaaaagttaaaatgtgCTCCAATAcgtaattattatagtatatattatctTAATCTGATACTTGTACTGGGTCGATCAAGTAATATAAAGCTGTAGTAGCTCATGCTGCTTGACTCATGCTCATATCAGCATGTGGTTTTGATATTTCCTTAAAACTCAAGTTAAAAAAATGGTCAAAACTTTATCCCATGATCCAATTAACTCTGTTTTGACCTAGTAAGTGacctttaaaatattttatatttccaccaaaatatatatttataaatatattgtatagtACCCTAGATTTTTATATTGGTAATGATCAAATATAACAGTGAAACAAgactcgttttttttttttggtaaaagaaacaAGACTCGTTGTTCTATATATAACCTACAACACTGAACTTGATCCTTTCAAATCAAACACTGCCcccaaaaaattatttacaaaataatggAGAAAAGCCAAAGATTTAACAAAGACACAAACACCAACATAGGCTTCTGCCTTCTTCCCTCTGAGCTCATACAAAACATTTTATTCCATCTTTGTATACCTGAGATCATCCGAATGAAACTACTCAACAAGTTTGTCTTAAACACAATCTCCGACCAAAGCTTTATCAGACAACTCAACCATGGATCACAGAGAGACACATGGATCTTTGTCTATACAAGGCGTTGGCGTCGCGACAACGGTGTGCTTCACGGATTTTCCAACCGTTCTGTACGGTGGTTCAAGATTCCGGTGGCTGAAATTTTGACCGGTGAGGTTTTTCCCGGTGAAGATTTATATTTACTAACGGCTAGCGGtaattttcttctctttgcttCTAATACTCATAGTGGAATCATAGCCGTTGATCTCGTGGACAAGAGTGTTAGAAGAATCAGCTCATGTCCTTTAGGTCCACGTGGCACGTCCTCGTGGAGACGGTCCGGTATGAAGCTTGTACCTGATCCATCAAATCCAAGTCATTTCCGGTTTATGTTTGCTGAGATGGTAAATAACCGGCCGGTTCTGTTTACGTATCATTCTAACACAACCACGTGGACTACTAAAGAAGCAGAGGAAGTAAATAACTGGGGttataagaaaaacaataatGTTTTCTTAAGCTTATCAAACCGACCTCACGAGAGTATTGTGATGAGCGTGGACGATGTTGATGGGTCGATGACAAACCGGGTTCCAGTGATTTTGAGGCCAAGGATGAACCAAGAGGCGATAAGAGGATGCCCATCAAGTGTTGGATTCAGCAGGAACGATCTAGAGAGTCAGTTGTTACATATACATGGAGATGAATACAAAGTGGTTATTAGGTTAGACACAATAGAGTTATCAAAGATGAAGCGGATGAAGAGTCTAGAGGTTTGGGAGATAAGCTCAAATGGTGAGAAGTGGGAGTTAGTGTCAAGAGCTCCTAGCGAAGTGATCAGCAACAAGCCTTGTGGTGTGATGATGGGATGCTTAGAGAGGAGACTAGGGGTGATTAGAGTGGCTTTGATGACGAACCGTGAGGGTTTATGGAATATTATATGGATGGATTATGATAAGGAGAAGGATAAGTGGGAATGGGTCCCATTGCCACATTGTAGATTCTTGCAAGGCTCAAATATGGCCGGTATTAGCTTTTCTTCTGGTCTCACTTTTTCTTTGTAACACACttcaaaagtttaatatatatgtcGGTATCAATCACCCGACCATAcgcttttttattatatgattgtTGGAATTCAATGAATTTCACGAGCTGGGACAGTGTCAATGTGTCATGCTTCATGAGGTTTCAAGTCAACCACGGATGCATACTCTATGAAATAATTGAATCACGGAATCGAAAGAAAGATACAAGTGGAAAATAACAAtaagagaaaaataaacaaatggttgaaaacaatttttttggcCGTGACGCCATAAACAAAGATTCATTTATTTAAATCTATTACAAAAGAAGattacattttcaaaaaattagtaaaaacatattaaacccTCGTACAAACAGaccatatactttttttttttaacagaccATATACTTAAATAACACTTTCCTTTTGTTTACTATTAACATGTGAAAAGATTAACTAAATTGTGAATTGCTAAACGCAGAATGAGAATGCTCTGATGGCTGAACCAGTGTCAGTctataataattgtaatatattAGAGATACTAGAAAACAGAGAgacagaaacaaacaaaatatgtgAACCTCCGTTGTTGTGCAGCATTCATCATCCACAAAGATGGAGATCCAGTCAGATTGCATCCAATTCCAACTCAACTTTTCTTTATCCAAAGAGTCTTTATTATAAGCTGGCTAAGTAGATCTCAAGCACATTGCTCCCGTGTATAAAGATAGATTAATTAAAGCTTTGCACTAACAAGTGAGTTAACGTATGCGAAGTGCACGGGGAGTgtcaatattttaataacaatgATGATATTGACAAAGTATTCTTCAACACCTAAACGAGTTCTCTACCACTACGAACCAAACAGCAGTTTTTAAGATATAAgataaagaaaacaaacttTTAAACAAACTAAACGAAACAAACTTATGTAAGTGCGTGGAGAACCAGTCAATCTAAAGGAGTGAACACAAACTCATCTAAGCGGTCATGCGCAAGTACACTCGTTTGGGATTTACTAAACATAATTCTAAATGAGAGCTATAAGTTGTATTAGTCGTATGGtataaataacaaaatgttCATGTATATTGTCATGCTTTTATGACGGCTTTTTAACTGAGTTGGTATATTGGATTTTCCCAATATAAACAAAAGAACCaagcaaaatatatatacagtaggtagtcctcagtcACTGATAATTTCAGGTTCTGCTGTGCCTTTAAGAACTAAGAAATCGATGACAGGGTTACAATTATAAAATGCTGGTGACACGTACAGATGTTCTGAATCAAATAGATATCAATACAAAGATCTGGTTCACTTGCTATGTTTCAACTGAGAGGATTTACAGATTAtattaacttcaaaaaaaaaagaaacattttgaAGCATGAAACTCCAAAAAACTATAATCCATTCATTTGCCAACTAACTCCTAGCAGATTGGACATGTCACCGCTGTTTCACATCTGCATTAGAACagaacaaaacatcaaaaacccGACATGTCTGTAATAATCTTACAAAacacagagaagaagaagataaaaaactGCTTTTTTCTTGTATTAACCGGTAGACAAGGATGCTGTTTACAAAATTGATACTATAGTGGCCAGAAACCTctttgaaagtaaaaaaaaaaatgttatcaaatgCTAAAAGCAACTCATGCATTAGTATCTCCTTTACCCGGAATCAACTCCATcgactcatcatcatcaacctTCCCGGTACCATTGGTCGGTTTCTTAACAACGGTCACAGACTGCTGATACCCAACACCACCACAGATAGTAACAAGTAAACAAACCAACCCAACAGGAGTGGCATGCTTATCCCAAACCAAAACATTAATCACCACAGTCAAAAACTTGTTCACCACACCAGTCACGGTAAAAGCAGTCGCGGAGATCGCTTGCCTCGCAGCAAACCCAAAGAAGCTAATAAGAAAACCAAACACACACGACAAGGCCACGGCGAAAAACGCAACGGGCTCGAACAAGCTCCCTCCGTTCGCACTCACCGCCGCGAAAACCTCCGTGTGTTCCCCGGTGAGAAACCAAAACACGGGAGCGATCATCAGAGACAAGAGGTTGTTGTAGAGCACGAAACCCCACGTGTTCAGCTCGAGGCTCGAGACCATGTGCTTGATGTAGACCATCTCGGTTGTGATGGTGACGAGATACCCCAGGGCCCAGGAATAGGCGGTTAGGGTGAAGGCGGAGTCGTTGGCCACGTAGCCGACGGCGCCGGCGAGGATGACGAGGAGAGAGAGGAAGGTGAGGCGGGAGGGAGGGGGCTGGGAGCGGAAGAGGGTGTCGGCGAGAGAGACGAGGAGAGGGGTGAGGGAGCGGAAGACGATGAAGGTGTCGACGTTGGCGTGGCGGAGGAGGTTGGTGTTGGTGAAGATGGCGAGGTAGAAGACGACGGCGGCGGGGAGGAACTTCTTGGCTGTGGGGAGGGTGAAGGGGTCGTGGCGGAGGAGGCCGGATTTGCCGAGGAGGAGGACGGAGAGGGAGGAGGTTAGGTACTGGAGGGCGGTGAGGAGGCCTGGGTAGTTGAAGAAGGTGATTGCGAGTTTGTTGATGACGGCGAGGAGGCTGGAGCAGAGCGCGTAGCCGACTACGAGGCTGCTCGTTGCGTAGTGTTGTTTGCGGGAGGAGGGTGACATTGTTGATTTGAAGGAGAGGTGTTGTGTGAGCAGATCTGGATCGAGACAGAGTTTTAGCTACCAGATGAAGGCGATGATGACTTCATCAGTGTTGGATGAGATTGGCTTAATTGCCTTGTTCTTTGACGTTGTTACTTAgttcagaacaaaaaaaaaaagactgttAGTTTGGTAAAATGACCAGGTAACTGAATCTAAAATCTGATCACCTGCCCACCTGGTATGTGGTGGGATCTCATCCCCTTATTACCAACCATGACTAAATACTTAACAAATTTCTAACCcgtatttatgaatttttattaagataatccgttcaaattatttttcatatatttcaaattcttcagaatttaaaaacaaaaataaaaaaatatatacatctGAATAATGTATGTTACAATACCTAGACTTCACGtaaaaattgatttggtttgaatatttagatgaaaaatcattagatattttaagtattttttgtgtgtttgtgtattgagtaaaattttaaatatttactttttactattagtataaattgttaattattttgaaaaacttcaaaatatcttatatattttagatattaaatataaaaataactaatttatttaagtctataaattttaacatgtataaacatatatctgaaatattttgatttggatcagatcaattcaaatattctaaatactaaatttttgaattaatttagatatttaatcagtTTTGGTTTGCGTtcatactatttttttattttgattcagATTGTTTTCTCAGATTCATGTTTTTGTCCACCCCAATATCTAGTGATGAGATGGGAAGTATTTTTCTCTCTGTTTGGAATGGGAAATCCAACTCATCCATCTTCAAAATGGTTGAACTGAACCTGAACTGATAAAGTGGAGATATATAGAGTTTGAGTGGCAACATGAAAGACAACCGCAGCGCggttaacaaaaacaaaaacatatagataaatatagaaattttgGTTACCATTAACTACAGTACAAAATACAGTTTATAATAATCAGACCAGTTATGTATTTTAGattataaacttttatccaaCATATCCAAAACTTATAGTTCTACAATTTTTACAAAAACCATAACAAAAAACTATTAGCAATACAATtaactgaaatattttattttataatatattttgatataattataagacgtatattattaattactttaaaatgagttcaaatcaaaataaattttagatatcTATACTACTATTTAAGAAgtgattttgattatttttcatATCCTCCGAAATTTTAGGTAATtattcttatttgtcatatttttagtGATTTTGAATAGTGAACCATCAGTTTAAACTTTTGAAgttttattaaacaaataaaaatatggatTATGATAAAATTCTTAA contains these protein-coding regions:
- the LOC108822956 gene encoding glycine-rich RNA-binding protein RZ1B; amino-acid sequence: MTMDDNNSVYVGGLPYDITEEALRRVFSPYGTVLDIKIVNDQSVRGKCYGFVTFSNRRSADDAIQDMDGKRIGGRAVRVNEVTTRFGGRLNPGALGRFQPQSPDGRSDFSCERDRYYRERDRSQGRRRDHYEHDMVVVDRNGYKERVFEGGEWRGDSGRGVNGTSGHQGRSQETKRDDSSMLDGGRGRDGKDHISNSSGDHSFQPREEIEAMIKTRDVLHDEVLVMEERLRAKEDSCTDLQKKCERLEDLLNDEKKLTSQRRKELAKLHKSFSRVRECTDNLKDCEQELQSLVNSVAREGGVAGADEGLENGYA
- the LOC108824313 gene encoding GDP-fucose transporter 1 → MSPSSRKQHYATSSLVVGYALCSSLLAVINKLAITFFNYPGLLTALQYLTSSLSVLLLGKSGLLRHDPFTLPTAKKFLPAAVVFYLAIFTNTNLLRHANVDTFIVFRSLTPLLVSLADTLFRSQPPPSRLTFLSLLVILAGAVGYVANDSAFTLTAYSWALGYLVTITTEMVYIKHMVSSLELNTWGFVLYNNLLSLMIAPVFWFLTGEHTEVFAAVSANGGSLFEPVAFFAVALSCVFGFLISFFGFAARQAISATAFTVTGVVNKFLTVVINVLVWDKHATPVGLVCLLVTICGGVGYQQSVTVVKKPTNGTGKVDDDESMELIPDVKQR
- the LOC108824367 gene encoding uncharacterized protein LOC108824367 produces the protein MIGREEGNDGFPMATAAMKKRRIEEEEEEEEVVSSQIPDDKEGLLEFMDQRAKSIQRCKDQISILERKLAEERNLMADAETKFLQLDRVETDTFSKAKPKMPGKTGSLLDKAMKTAANGTSTPHVRGDEKMVYETSPPHPRGEKDPSLKLPPIILPPSFKRKASAQAQPAVTRSSSFPREEGRRSHASISNGVVRKASAPVRQEVNETAQQAQPAVTRSSSFPREEGRRSHDTISNGVVRETQARDNHIDNKGFAKPKIRVSSNISGQARQEKSEFHGHDELIALIGRSSLRPTIKSRTEAMLPSGHTKRMRCLAVSLSNRDLFATSALDAVVHFWKLHSNRSSATLINTVNRVGLDQKRWAEDIAWHPHRSELFSVYTADEGHAQISAIYLNEGRESCESKFLKDRPHSKGLINRIMFTPWDDPCFITGGCDHAVVLWREQQRERNAWKSRLLHRDLHSSSVMGVAGMSHKNLVLSCGDDRRFVGFDARAEKATFTHRLDNRCTNLLPNPRDVNLVMVHTRQLDRQLRLYDVRLPQTELFCFGWKQESSESQSALINQSWSPDGLHISSGSSDPVIHIFDIRYNAPSPSLSVKAHKKRVFKAEWQSSQQLVSISTDLEIGIHKLW
- the LOC108829987 gene encoding uncharacterized protein LOC108829987, whose amino-acid sequence is MEKSQRFNKDTNTNIGFCLLPSELIQNILFHLCIPEIIRMKLLNKFVLNTISDQSFIRQLNHGSQRDTWIFVYTRRWRRDNGVLHGFSNRSVRWFKIPVAEILTGEVFPGEDLYLLTASGNFLLFASNTHSGIIAVDLVDKSVRRISSCPLGPRGTSSWRRSGMKLVPDPSNPSHFRFMFAEMVNNRPVLFTYHSNTTTWTTKEAEEVNNWGYKKNNNVFLSLSNRPHESIVMSVDDVDGSMTNRVPVILRPRMNQEAIRGCPSSVGFSRNDLESQLLHIHGDEYKVVIRLDTIELSKMKRMKSLEVWEISSNGEKWELVSRAPSEVISNKPCGVMMGCLERRLGVIRVALMTNREGLWNIIWMDYDKEKDKWEWVPLPHCRFLQGSNMAGISFSSGLTFSL